A DNA window from Pseudoalteromonas rubra contains the following coding sequences:
- a CDS encoding TetR family transcriptional regulator translates to MPRRTKEEAEQTRLALIKSALQLFSEKGVAHTTLMDISKAAGVTKGAFYWHFKNKLEVLEAITQEYALPLDEAAQQKLETLTPTPANLIDAIAFYFETLEQSEALIAFQEVILFKCEYTDEFSALLKRDKDDLEKARDTFAAFMGDMDAAHWLGPRGDAQHIEAVSQALLNALVGALLHWLTTRQGILSQTVTQTVRLILRGGGLKVD, encoded by the coding sequence ATGCCCAGAAGAACCAAAGAAGAAGCCGAACAAACACGACTGGCGCTGATCAAATCGGCGCTGCAATTATTCAGTGAAAAAGGGGTCGCGCACACCACCCTGATGGACATTTCCAAGGCTGCTGGCGTCACCAAAGGGGCGTTTTACTGGCATTTTAAAAATAAGCTGGAAGTGCTGGAGGCCATCACTCAGGAATACGCCTTGCCGTTGGATGAGGCCGCGCAGCAAAAGCTGGAAACTCTGACCCCCACCCCGGCAAACCTGATTGATGCAATCGCCTTTTATTTTGAAACGCTGGAGCAGTCAGAGGCGCTGATTGCCTTTCAGGAAGTGATCTTGTTTAAGTGTGAATATACAGATGAGTTCAGTGCATTGCTTAAACGGGACAAAGATGATCTGGAGAAAGCGCGGGATACGTTCGCGGCCTTCATGGGTGATATGGATGCGGCACACTGGTTGGGCCCGCGAGGCGACGCTCAGCACATAGAAGCAGTGAGTCAGGCATTGCTCAATGCTTTAGTCGGGGCGCTGCTCCATTGGTTGACGACCCGTCAGGGGATACTGTCTCAGACCGTGACGCAGACAGTCAGATTGATTTTACGCGGTGGCGGACTCAAAGTGGATTAA
- a CDS encoding endonuclease, with the protein MITKKRASCLTKRLVGSALGLLSTMTWGQVTNGDFEQWQLGKPSNWTTIDSGISLTTEQNRVQSGQTAAAVSVLTTTQGNTDLTQSVSVEAGKTYTFSTWVYHTEGGVRARLVADGYHNYSDPQQLNQWQQLRHDYTATSNGQITVGLRFYDVSGFDGNETVYVDNFQPSGAATTPPPAGGSCQDHALTFSLTTDRYGEETSWVIKNASNATVASGQNYGASQNYSEAVCLTDGSYTFTISDSYGDGICCNYGNGSYSLTGPSGTLASGSQFTSSASHSFTLGTDNGGGDGGGDTPTGYYSAAAGLSGYALKTALHNIIASHNNQGYSAIWSFIDQYERDRYFENNGTVLDRYSEKPTGTDSHEFTAVSDQCGTARTEGDCYNREHSFPKSWFGGKIEPMNSDIHHIFASDGYVNNRRSSFPFGEVGSSTYISSNGSKVGSGSGIGYSGTVFEPIDAFKGDFARAYFYMATRYQDRIASWQSYSTNGDAVLNGSSDQVFENWVVTMLKRWHQADPVDALERARNDGAYQFQGNRNPFVDHPEFVEQIW; encoded by the coding sequence ATGATTACAAAAAAAAGGGCTTCGTGCCTGACAAAGCGTCTGGTGGGCAGTGCCTTAGGCTTGCTCAGTACCATGACATGGGGACAGGTAACCAACGGAGATTTCGAACAATGGCAGCTGGGTAAGCCCAGCAACTGGACCACCATTGACTCGGGTATCTCTTTGACTACCGAACAAAATCGCGTTCAAAGCGGACAGACAGCGGCGGCCGTCAGTGTGCTCACCACAACGCAGGGAAATACGGATCTGACACAATCTGTGTCCGTAGAGGCCGGTAAGACATACACCTTCAGTACCTGGGTGTATCATACGGAAGGCGGCGTCAGAGCTCGCCTGGTAGCCGACGGTTATCACAATTATTCAGACCCACAGCAATTAAACCAATGGCAACAACTGCGCCACGATTATACGGCCACCAGCAATGGCCAAATCACCGTGGGTCTGCGTTTTTACGATGTCAGCGGGTTTGACGGCAACGAAACCGTCTATGTCGATAACTTTCAGCCCAGCGGGGCTGCCACCACACCACCGCCAGCCGGTGGAAGCTGCCAGGATCACGCGCTCACTTTCAGTCTGACCACAGACAGGTATGGCGAAGAAACCAGCTGGGTCATTAAGAACGCGTCGAACGCGACTGTGGCCAGTGGTCAAAATTACGGGGCCAGCCAGAACTACAGTGAAGCGGTATGTTTAACAGATGGCTCATACACTTTTACGATATCTGACAGCTATGGTGACGGCATTTGTTGCAATTATGGAAACGGCTCATATAGCCTGACAGGCCCATCCGGGACGCTGGCGTCGGGCAGCCAGTTTACTTCTTCGGCTTCGCACAGCTTCACGCTGGGCACGGACAATGGGGGTGGCGACGGCGGTGGTGATACCCCGACGGGTTACTATAGTGCCGCAGCAGGTTTAAGCGGTTATGCGCTTAAAACAGCACTTCATAATATCATTGCCAGCCATAACAATCAGGGCTATAGCGCTATCTGGTCGTTCATCGATCAATACGAGCGTGACCGCTACTTCGAGAACAATGGCACAGTGCTGGACCGTTACTCAGAAAAACCAACCGGTACTGACAGCCACGAGTTTACGGCGGTAAGCGATCAATGTGGCACCGCCCGTACGGAAGGCGACTGCTACAACCGTGAACATTCGTTCCCGAAAAGCTGGTTTGGTGGCAAGATTGAGCCAATGAACTCGGACATACATCATATCTTTGCATCCGATGGCTACGTGAACAATCGTCGCAGCAGCTTTCCATTTGGCGAGGTAGGCAGCAGCACCTATATCTCCAGTAATGGCAGTAAAGTCGGAAGTGGTTCTGGCATCGGTTACAGTGGCACCGTGTTTGAACCTATCGACGCGTTTAAGGGAGACTTCGCCCGCGCCTATTTCTATATGGCGACCCGCTACCAGGACCGCATTGCCAGCTGGCAAAGCTACTCCACGAATGGAGATGCCGTGCTCAATGGCAGCAGTGATCAGGTCTTTGAGAACTGGGTTGTCACTATGCTCAAACGCTGGCACCAGGCAGATCCGGTTGATGCACTGGAGCGTGCCCGCAATGACGGTGCCTATCAATTCCAGGGCAACCGCAATCCGTTTGTGGACCACCCTGAATTTGTAGAGCAGATCTGGTAA
- a CDS encoding efflux RND transporter periplasmic adaptor subunit encodes MKSYPVIATMMMSLWFVQPVYAQSTADAYAVEVSPVSKQAVRDWAFAEGIAQGIRREYLNFESGGKVVFLADDHSGNRLRPGSFVSGPKSGERFGQLLARIDERTGAEAVKGYEASLRSAILGIEQAQAQLHQAQNNHHLAQTNFQRAESMWARELISKERYEAAKTDLLNTQQSMNNASAALDAARSQKLAAQAQLNQGKVNLEKTGIFAPFDGQLRAVNIRQGDYWAGPAAAMSDKEREMHAAMVVIDTSQYEVTLNVPYYAADKLAEGQTVYLSWSNEKLLNAARSGFTTQDISLGKIFSVSPSISLNKRAIEVKVHTFQGADTLKDGMHVSAWINVAEKPQALSVPHQAVMMRNNQPFVYVVNQDNKAQLTAITTGIEDLYRVEVVAGLKAGQRVVVNGEHLLVHGSQVRIVGADHE; translated from the coding sequence GTGAAATCGTATCCAGTTATTGCAACCATGATGATGAGTCTGTGGTTCGTTCAGCCCGTTTATGCGCAGAGCACAGCGGATGCTTATGCCGTTGAGGTCAGCCCGGTGAGCAAGCAAGCGGTGAGAGACTGGGCATTTGCCGAGGGGATTGCGCAGGGGATCCGCCGTGAATACCTGAATTTTGAAAGTGGCGGTAAAGTGGTGTTTCTGGCGGATGATCACAGTGGCAATCGTTTACGCCCCGGCAGCTTTGTCAGCGGTCCTAAATCCGGTGAGCGTTTTGGTCAGTTGCTTGCGCGGATTGACGAGCGCACTGGCGCGGAAGCCGTAAAAGGCTATGAGGCGTCTTTGCGTAGTGCCATATTAGGCATTGAACAGGCGCAGGCACAGTTGCATCAGGCACAAAACAATCACCACCTTGCACAAACTAACTTCCAGCGTGCTGAATCTATGTGGGCGCGTGAACTCATTTCCAAAGAGCGCTACGAGGCAGCAAAAACCGACCTGCTTAACACCCAGCAATCGATGAATAATGCATCCGCGGCACTGGATGCTGCCCGCAGTCAGAAATTGGCTGCACAGGCTCAGCTGAATCAGGGCAAGGTCAACCTGGAGAAAACCGGTATTTTCGCGCCGTTTGATGGCCAGCTCAGAGCCGTCAACATTCGTCAGGGGGATTATTGGGCAGGTCCGGCGGCAGCTATGTCAGATAAAGAACGAGAAATGCATGCGGCCATGGTGGTGATCGATACCAGTCAGTACGAAGTCACGCTCAACGTTCCCTACTATGCAGCGGATAAGCTGGCTGAGGGGCAAACTGTGTACCTGAGCTGGAGCAATGAGAAGCTGCTGAATGCTGCACGCAGCGGATTTACCACACAGGATATCAGTCTTGGCAAAATTTTTTCGGTCAGCCCGAGTATTAGCCTGAACAAGCGTGCCATTGAGGTCAAAGTACATACGTTTCAGGGGGCTGATACCCTCAAAGATGGTATGCACGTGAGCGCCTGGATAAACGTTGCAGAGAAACCACAGGCCCTGAGTGTGCCCCATCAGGCAGTGATGATGCGCAATAATCAGCCTTTTGTGTATGTGGTTAATCAAGACAACAAAGCGCAATTGACAGCAATTACAACGGGTATTGAAGACCTTTATCGGGTTGAGGTTGTGGCTGGCCTGAAAGCGGGCCAGCGTGTGGTGGTAAATGGTGAGCACTTGTTAGTGCACGGCAGCCAGGTACGCATTGTCGGAGCTGACCATGAATAA
- a CDS encoding efflux RND transporter permease subunit yields the protein MNKQGLAYKLFVDKVISTLLLAILLVGGVLAYSGMLKENYPDLEIPQAIITVEWPGAAAEQVEKEVTKPLEDALNGLQGLKKLQSGSQFSFAVIAVEFKSDEPMSEAMQRLRAKVDEGKAEFPSAVKTPLIEQVSVNDTPVIEFMLYGSLDDTGFSRVVKTIEKRLEAKPGVKKVDKGGYRETVVHVRMLPDRLRSLKISPNLVRQRIEEANLDTSWGEYDNGNRIHRLYLAGRFDDIKALQQLPVARLSDNRLVRLEEVALVYKGLDKVKSETYFSEQGEAFTQGVSLGVKKRPGVDTITLINEVKTAMADYQTQGFWPEGLKVQIISDESALIDESFANVFGNIWQAMLAVFIILMVLLTWREALIAGAAIPLTFLGALMILGLFGYTLNTMMIIGMVLALGMLVDVFILVMEGMHDNLYRKRLRFQDAALATVKTYAMPAFSGQLTTILAMAPMMAIGGVDGKFIRLIPITAVLCLVLSYLIAFLICIPLSQYLLRDAKQAQLSQVDTLTQAAGQALQRWLGRFALGSRRQAGAWVAGSMLVWVISIGLMSTLPSLLYPKGDGRNLAITIELGPNATLAQSRLVAERAGDYLATKPYFENVTMYVGKKSPRAISSISDQLLLNENPNLVGFSALFVPKDAREQLAYEYVPELRAGLNEALVGVAGVTVLFTPEVGGSSNDDPVQIVLSGPDMAQLSANASEVQQLLATIDGVTDVRNNLGAWQSQVRLTADREALNFHGITEQDFASQLRLATEADEFGKFKLAGTEDDLKIRLSTYWESRDEDIGGPKSHAEINLISLFTPSGELVPGGNLVEYEIDAVPPLYTHAQTQRAITIKAKVDGITVGEVISQLEPQLRAREQNWPQGYHYSYAGEAENAEETYGSAGMVFVLAIMMVFAVLTLALGSFKQPLVVLFTIPLALIGTFTGFWVFQIPFSFPAMIGLIALVGIVVNNAIVMLDTINGHIKAGVVLREACARGAAERLRPIIGTSITTIVGLVPLGLSDPTWFPLCFAIIFGLLASTLVAMIVIPAMYMLVSRPVTDKPA from the coding sequence ATGAATAAGCAGGGATTGGCGTACAAGCTGTTTGTCGACAAAGTCATCTCGACGCTGTTGTTGGCAATTTTACTGGTGGGTGGTGTTCTGGCTTACTCCGGTATGCTGAAAGAAAATTACCCAGACCTGGAAATACCTCAAGCTATTATCACGGTGGAATGGCCAGGCGCTGCCGCCGAGCAGGTTGAGAAGGAAGTCACTAAACCGCTGGAAGATGCGCTTAATGGCCTACAGGGGCTGAAAAAACTGCAAAGTGGCTCGCAGTTTTCTTTCGCTGTGATCGCGGTGGAGTTTAAATCTGACGAACCAATGAGCGAGGCAATGCAGCGCCTCAGAGCCAAGGTAGATGAGGGGAAGGCGGAGTTCCCCAGTGCAGTGAAAACGCCACTGATCGAACAAGTGTCGGTCAATGATACGCCTGTCATTGAATTTATGTTGTATGGCTCGCTGGACGATACAGGTTTCAGTCGGGTGGTTAAAACCATTGAAAAGCGTCTTGAGGCCAAGCCCGGGGTGAAAAAGGTCGATAAGGGCGGATATCGTGAAACAGTGGTACATGTGCGGATGCTGCCGGACAGGTTAAGATCGCTGAAAATATCGCCTAACCTGGTTCGTCAGCGCATCGAAGAGGCCAATCTGGATACCAGCTGGGGTGAATATGACAATGGTAATCGTATCCACCGTCTTTATCTTGCGGGTCGCTTTGATGATATCAAAGCGCTGCAGCAGTTGCCGGTAGCCAGGCTCAGTGACAACCGCTTAGTGCGTCTGGAGGAGGTGGCGCTGGTCTATAAAGGGCTGGATAAAGTGAAAAGTGAAACCTACTTTTCCGAGCAGGGGGAGGCGTTTACACAGGGGGTGTCACTGGGGGTGAAAAAGCGCCCGGGCGTTGACACCATTACCTTGATCAATGAAGTGAAAACCGCCATGGCGGACTACCAGACGCAGGGGTTCTGGCCGGAGGGTCTGAAGGTGCAGATCATCAGTGATGAGAGTGCGCTGATTGATGAGTCGTTTGCTAATGTGTTTGGCAATATCTGGCAGGCCATGCTGGCCGTGTTCATTATTCTGATGGTGTTACTCACCTGGCGGGAGGCACTGATCGCGGGGGCTGCCATTCCATTGACGTTTCTCGGCGCGTTGATGATCCTGGGCCTATTCGGTTATACCCTGAATACGATGATGATCATCGGCATGGTACTGGCTCTGGGCATGCTGGTTGACGTATTTATTCTGGTGATGGAAGGCATGCACGACAATTTGTATCGTAAACGGTTGCGTTTTCAGGACGCGGCGTTGGCAACCGTTAAAACCTATGCCATGCCGGCGTTTTCTGGCCAGCTGACCACCATTCTGGCAATGGCGCCAATGATGGCAATTGGCGGCGTGGATGGCAAATTCATCCGTCTTATCCCCATTACCGCTGTATTGTGTCTGGTGCTGAGTTACCTGATAGCCTTTTTAATCTGCATTCCTTTGTCGCAGTATCTGTTGCGTGATGCCAAACAGGCACAACTGAGTCAGGTTGATACACTGACTCAGGCTGCCGGACAGGCGTTACAGCGCTGGCTCGGTCGGTTTGCGCTGGGCAGCCGCCGTCAGGCCGGTGCCTGGGTGGCTGGCAGCATGCTCGTGTGGGTGATATCAATTGGGCTGATGAGCACTTTACCTTCACTACTTTACCCAAAAGGGGATGGCCGCAATTTGGCTATCACGATTGAGCTGGGGCCCAATGCAACACTTGCCCAAAGTCGCCTGGTGGCTGAGCGTGCCGGGGATTACCTCGCCACCAAGCCATACTTCGAAAACGTGACTATGTACGTGGGTAAAAAGAGTCCCCGTGCAATCAGTTCTATCAGTGATCAACTATTGCTCAATGAAAATCCGAATCTGGTTGGCTTTTCGGCCTTATTTGTGCCAAAAGATGCACGGGAGCAATTAGCCTATGAGTATGTGCCTGAGCTCAGAGCGGGCCTCAACGAAGCGCTGGTAGGTGTGGCGGGTGTCACAGTGCTGTTTACGCCGGAGGTAGGGGGGTCGAGTAATGATGATCCGGTGCAAATTGTACTCAGTGGTCCGGATATGGCGCAATTGTCGGCGAATGCCAGCGAGGTTCAGCAGCTGCTGGCAACCATTGACGGCGTCACTGACGTGCGTAACAACCTCGGCGCCTGGCAAAGTCAGGTCAGGCTGACAGCTGACAGGGAAGCACTCAATTTTCATGGTATTACAGAGCAGGATTTTGCCAGTCAACTGCGCCTGGCAACGGAAGCCGATGAGTTTGGTAAGTTTAAACTGGCAGGGACCGAAGACGACCTGAAAATCAGGCTCAGTACGTACTGGGAAAGTCGCGATGAGGACATTGGCGGACCAAAATCTCATGCTGAGATCAACCTGATCAGCCTGTTTACGCCCAGTGGTGAGCTGGTGCCGGGCGGCAACCTGGTTGAGTATGAGATTGATGCGGTGCCGCCACTTTACACCCATGCGCAGACTCAGCGTGCCATCACCATCAAAGCCAAGGTGGACGGCATCACAGTGGGAGAAGTGATCTCGCAGCTTGAACCACAGCTGCGCGCCAGGGAGCAAAACTGGCCACAAGGGTATCACTATAGTTACGCAGGGGAAGCTGAAAATGCGGAGGAAACCTATGGCTCTGCCGGGATGGTATTTGTACTGGCGATCATGATGGTGTTTGCAGTCCTGACCCTGGCGCTGGGATCCTTTAAACAACCTCTGGTGGTCCTGTTTACGATCCCATTGGCCTTGATAGGCACCTTCACCGGATTCTGGGTGTTTCAAATTCCGTTTTCTTTCCCGGCCATGATAGGGTTGATAGCCTTGGTGGGGATAGTGGTCAACAACGCGATAGTGATGCTCGACACCATTAACGGCCATATCAAAGCAGGTGTGGTTTTACGTGAAGCCTGTGCTCGTGGTGCAGCAGAGCGCCTGAGGCCCATCATCGGCACCAGCATCACCACCATCGTTGGGTTAGTGCCGCTGGGATTAAGCGATCCAACCTGGTTCCCGCTGTGCTTTGCGATTATCTTTGGCTTACTGGCATCGACACTGGTAGCCATGATTGTCATACCGGCAATGTACATGCTAGTCTCGCGACCAGTAACCGATAAGCCTGCTTAA